A genomic stretch from Achromobacter spanius includes:
- a CDS encoding NAD(P)H-dependent glycerol-3-phosphate dehydrogenase, translating to MNHPAQPRLRVAVLGAGSWGTALAAASSRRHPTLLWARDAAQAASMAASHENARYLPGISLPASLNFSSDLDATLRSLQDEADDENARRLIVLGVPVAGLAAICGELARRLPVLGLQDTPIVWTCKGFEADTARLPHEIVQEALPGAVGGALSGPSFAREVAQGLPVALTVASTDIGLRDATTSAFHGAALRVYASSDLVGVEVGGALKNVIAVACGIGDGLALGTNARAALITRGLAEMTRFGVALGARGETFAGLTGLGDLVLTATGELSRNRRVGLEIGAGRKLADILASGITAEGVRCARAARDRARAINVELPITEAVCAVLFDGVAPMTAVSALLARDPRDESADLSANASANGALDDTLGGHL from the coding sequence ATGAACCATCCCGCTCAGCCGCGCTTGCGCGTTGCCGTCCTGGGTGCGGGAAGTTGGGGCACCGCGTTGGCGGCGGCCTCCAGCCGCCGCCACCCCACCCTGCTCTGGGCGCGCGACGCCGCGCAGGCCGCCAGCATGGCCGCCTCGCACGAGAACGCGCGCTACCTGCCGGGCATTTCCCTGCCCGCGTCCCTGAATTTTTCGTCCGATCTGGACGCCACGCTACGCAGCCTGCAGGACGAGGCCGACGATGAGAACGCGCGCCGTCTGATCGTGCTGGGCGTGCCCGTGGCCGGGCTGGCCGCCATCTGCGGCGAACTGGCCCGCCGGCTGCCCGTCTTGGGCCTGCAAGACACTCCCATCGTCTGGACATGCAAGGGCTTTGAGGCCGACACGGCCAGGCTGCCCCACGAGATCGTGCAAGAGGCCCTGCCCGGCGCGGTCGGCGGCGCCTTGTCCGGCCCGTCCTTCGCCCGCGAAGTGGCCCAGGGCCTGCCCGTGGCGCTGACCGTGGCCAGCACCGACATCGGCCTGCGGGACGCCACCACCTCTGCCTTTCACGGGGCGGCGCTGCGCGTCTACGCCAGTTCCGACCTGGTTGGCGTCGAGGTTGGCGGCGCCTTGAAAAACGTCATCGCGGTCGCCTGCGGCATCGGTGACGGGCTGGCGCTGGGCACCAATGCCCGCGCAGCGCTGATCACACGCGGCCTGGCTGAAATGACCCGCTTCGGCGTAGCGCTGGGCGCGCGCGGCGAGACCTTCGCCGGGCTGACCGGCCTGGGCGACCTGGTGCTGACCGCCACGGGCGAGCTCTCGCGCAACCGTCGCGTGGGCCTGGAAATCGGCGCCGGCCGCAAGCTGGCTGACATCCTGGCCAGCGGCATCACCGCCGAAGGCGTGCGCTGTGCCCGCGCGGCGCGCGACCGCGCCCGTGCCATCAATGTCGAACTACCCATTACCGAAGCCGTCTGCGCCGTGCTGTTCGACGGCGTTGCGCCCATGACCGCGGTGTCCGCGCTGCTGGCGCGCGACCCGCGCGATGAAAGTGCCGACCTCAGTGCCAACGCCAGCGCCAACGGCGCGCTGGACGATACGCTGGGCGGCCATCTTTGA
- a CDS encoding FAD-binding oxidoreductase, with protein MTASDFTQRLVQALGPDTVYTAEADIAPWLSDWRGLYNGHAQAVVRPRTTADVAACLALCQHEGVPVVPRGGNTGLCGGATPDAGARNVVLSLDRMNAVRSIDTVANTMVAEAGAILGNLRRAAQDAGRLLPLSLAAEDSSQIGGNVATNAGGVNVVRYGMARELVLGLEAVLPTGEIFNGLRTLRKDNTGYDLKQLLIGSEGTLGVITAVALRLFPRTDVRSVVLTAVESPAQALQLFEILFEQCGARLQAFEYFSGDCLDLVLTHAEGVQEPFDQRYPAYVLVELADTADEAGLTTLLENVIGTALERGLCLDAAVSASMAQLQTLWKLREEISEAQRADGPHLKHDVSLPIERIPEFMVSAEARVRAIFPDIRPFIFGHFGDGNLHYNLSRPAGAARDWVAVNGAAITDAVLDEVNRYGGSISAEHGIGQLKRDHFLHSKDSVELRLMREIKKVMDPAGIMNPGKLL; from the coding sequence ATGACCGCATCCGACTTCACGCAACGCCTGGTCCAAGCCCTGGGCCCTGACACCGTCTACACCGCCGAGGCGGACATCGCACCCTGGTTGTCCGACTGGCGCGGCCTTTACAACGGCCACGCGCAGGCGGTCGTGCGTCCGCGCACCACGGCGGACGTCGCCGCCTGCCTGGCGTTGTGCCAGCACGAGGGCGTGCCGGTGGTGCCGCGTGGCGGCAATACCGGGCTGTGCGGCGGCGCAACGCCCGACGCCGGCGCGCGGAACGTGGTATTGAGCCTGGACCGCATGAATGCCGTGCGCTCGATTGATACGGTGGCCAACACCATGGTGGCCGAGGCGGGCGCCATCCTGGGGAATTTGCGCCGCGCCGCGCAAGACGCGGGGCGTCTCTTGCCGCTGAGCCTGGCAGCGGAAGACTCCAGCCAGATCGGCGGCAACGTCGCCACCAATGCCGGCGGCGTGAACGTGGTGCGTTACGGCATGGCGCGCGAGCTGGTGCTGGGTCTGGAAGCCGTGCTGCCCACCGGCGAAATCTTCAATGGCTTGCGCACGCTGCGCAAAGACAACACGGGCTACGACCTGAAGCAGTTGCTGATCGGCTCCGAGGGCACCTTGGGCGTGATCACGGCGGTAGCCCTGCGCCTGTTCCCGCGCACGGATGTACGTTCGGTGGTGCTGACGGCGGTTGAATCGCCCGCGCAGGCCTTGCAGTTGTTTGAGATCCTGTTCGAACAATGCGGCGCGCGCCTGCAGGCGTTTGAGTACTTCTCGGGTGATTGTCTGGACTTGGTGCTGACGCATGCCGAAGGCGTGCAAGAGCCGTTCGACCAGCGCTATCCCGCGTATGTGCTGGTGGAGCTTGCCGATACGGCGGACGAGGCGGGTCTTACTACGCTGTTGGAAAACGTGATTGGCACGGCGCTGGAACGCGGCCTGTGCCTGGACGCAGCGGTGTCGGCTTCGATGGCGCAGTTGCAGACCTTGTGGAAACTGCGTGAGGAAATCTCCGAGGCGCAACGCGCTGATGGTCCGCATTTGAAGCACGACGTGTCGCTGCCGATTGAACGGATCCCGGAATTCATGGTGTCCGCCGAAGCGCGGGTGCGGGCGATATTCCCTGATATCCGTCCGTTCATCTTCGGGCATTTTGGCGACGGCAATCTGCACTACAACCTGTCTCGCCCGGCAGGCGCGGCGCGCGATTGGGTGGCGGTGAATGGGGCGGCGATCACCGATGCCGTGCTGGACGAGGTGAACCGCTATGGCGGGAGTATTTCCGCTGAGCACGGCATCGGGCAGCTCAAGCGCGACCATTTTCTGCATAGCAAGGACTCGGTGGAGCTGAGGTTGATGCGAGAGATCAAGAAGGTGATGGACCCGGCGGGAATCATGAATCCGGGGAAGTTGCTGTAG
- a CDS encoding S41 family peptidase, with amino-acid sequence MGTRKFRGFGLIAIGAVAGVLLSVGVTAVAQRGSPLPLDELRQLSNVFAAIKNNYVEAVDDKTLIDNAISGMVSNLDPHSAYLDADAFREMQTATQGEFGGLGIEVGAEDGFVKVISPIEDTPAARAGVMAGDLIIKIDDTPTKGMTLNDAVKLMRGAPKSPITLTIMRADRPQPIVLKIVRDVIKVRSVRSKMLDNGVGYVRVAQFQEKTGADLAKQLKDLGAKAAPKGLVLDLRNDPGGLLTSAIGVSGAFLPPDTLVVSTDGRTPDARHKYLATPSEYARGESNYLSGLPAWTKTVPMVVLVNVGSASASEIVAGALQDHKRAKVLGNRTFGKGSVQVILPLSESTAVKLTTSRYFTPSGRSIQATGIEPDYVVADTADGDLFRLPREADLQRHLSNPETTNEVKSNSSQDNVDLPTKVFEFGGKDDFQLQQALNVLAGKPVQKGSARAQAKADAKAGGGAPVRMTITPTGVEPSKAK; translated from the coding sequence ATGGGCACTCGCAAGTTTCGCGGTTTCGGTCTGATTGCCATCGGTGCGGTGGCTGGCGTATTGCTTAGCGTAGGGGTAACAGCCGTTGCCCAGCGCGGCAGTCCATTGCCTTTGGACGAGCTCAGGCAACTGAGCAACGTTTTCGCCGCCATCAAGAACAACTACGTCGAAGCGGTCGACGACAAAACCCTGATCGACAATGCGATCTCGGGCATGGTCTCGAACCTTGACCCGCACTCGGCCTATCTGGATGCCGATGCCTTCCGCGAAATGCAGACGGCGACCCAAGGCGAATTCGGCGGCCTGGGCATTGAGGTTGGCGCGGAAGACGGCTTCGTGAAGGTGATCTCGCCCATCGAAGACACGCCCGCCGCGCGCGCCGGCGTCATGGCCGGTGACCTCATCATCAAGATCGACGACACGCCCACCAAGGGCATGACCCTGAACGACGCGGTCAAGCTCATGCGTGGCGCGCCCAAGTCGCCCATCACCCTGACCATCATGCGTGCCGATCGTCCCCAGCCCATCGTGCTGAAGATCGTGCGTGATGTCATCAAGGTGCGCAGCGTGCGCAGCAAGATGCTGGACAACGGCGTCGGCTACGTTCGTGTTGCGCAGTTCCAGGAAAAGACCGGTGCCGATCTGGCCAAGCAACTGAAGGACCTGGGCGCCAAGGCAGCCCCCAAGGGTCTGGTGCTTGACCTGCGCAATGACCCGGGCGGCCTTCTGACCAGCGCCATCGGCGTGTCGGGCGCGTTCCTGCCGCCGGACACCCTGGTGGTGTCCACCGACGGCCGCACGCCCGACGCCCGCCACAAATACCTGGCCACGCCGTCGGAATATGCCCGTGGCGAAAGCAACTACCTGTCGGGCCTGCCGGCCTGGACCAAGACGGTGCCGATGGTGGTGCTGGTGAACGTGGGTTCGGCCTCGGCATCCGAAATCGTGGCCGGCGCGCTGCAAGACCACAAGCGCGCCAAGGTGCTGGGCAACCGCACGTTTGGCAAGGGCTCGGTGCAGGTCATCCTGCCGCTGTCCGAATCCACCGCCGTCAAGCTGACCACCTCGCGCTACTTCACGCCCAGCGGCCGCTCCATCCAGGCCACGGGCATTGAGCCGGACTACGTCGTTGCCGATACGGCCGATGGCGACCTGTTCCGCCTGCCGCGCGAAGCCGACCTGCAGCGCCACCTGTCCAACCCCGAGACCACCAACGAGGTGAAGTCCAACTCGTCGCAAGACAACGTCGACCTGCCCACCAAGGTGTTCGAGTTCGGCGGCAAGGACGACTTCCAACTGCAGCAAGCCCTGAACGTGCTGGCCGGCAAGCCGGTGCAGAAGGGTTCGGCCCGCGCGCAAGCCAAGGCCGACGCCAAGGCGGGCGGCGGCGCCCCGGTGCGCATGACGATCACGCCGACCGGAGTCGAGCCCAGCAAGGCCAAATGA
- the secB gene encoding protein-export chaperone SecB yields MADQDQNTQQEGSNDAPSFNLQRVYLKDLSLEMPNAPHVFLEQEAPQVEVSITVGGQRLADTVFETTVTVTVTTRINDKVVYLVEGTQAGIFEAANIPEEQLDPLLGIVCPTMLYPYLRANVADAITRTSMPPLHLTEVNFQALYEQRLAELQQQQGAANGNGNTNGSDSGIILPAGATRQ; encoded by the coding sequence ATGGCTGATCAAGACCAAAACACCCAGCAAGAAGGCAGCAACGACGCGCCCTCGTTCAATCTGCAACGCGTCTACCTGAAAGACCTTTCGCTGGAAATGCCGAACGCGCCTCACGTCTTCCTGGAGCAAGAAGCGCCCCAGGTTGAAGTGAGCATCACCGTGGGTGGTCAGCGCCTGGCCGACACCGTGTTCGAAACCACGGTCACCGTCACCGTCACCACCCGCATCAACGACAAGGTCGTGTACCTGGTCGAAGGCACGCAAGCCGGCATCTTCGAAGCGGCCAACATCCCCGAAGAGCAGCTTGATCCGCTGCTGGGCATTGTTTGCCCGACGATGCTGTACCCGTACCTGCGCGCCAACGTGGCCGATGCGATCACCCGCACCTCGATGCCGCCGCTGCACCTGACCGAAGTCAACTTCCAAGCCCTGTACGAACAGCGCCTGGCCGAGTTGCAACAGCAGCAAGGCGCCGCCAACGGCAACGGCAATACCAACGGCAGCGATTCGGGCATCATCCTGCCCGCCGGCGCCACCCGTCAGTAA
- a CDS encoding GGDEF domain-containing protein, whose amino-acid sequence MDTGLKFSLPKWRLTRWLTHSGPDTPADIRAALIASLFGTLPIFAGGVINTLMISGVVAWRRPEPLYLSWLLLEVVLAIIRVTVLRAALRAAPKGGNTHTDLYIVLALGWAFSVGYGVFITFLNGDWLAATLAGVSCGAMAGGICFRNYGAPRLVGVMIFLSMGPMCLGALFTGEYVTAIVFIQIPFYLVSMTIASHRLNRILVSTMVAERASKRRANEDALTGLANRTGLQVALERVCASARGQDSNAALLYMDMDDFKRINDTYGHAAGDQVLVTIAQRMRAMLRVDDVAARIGGDEFIVLVTGIDATAARRLGEHLLLDALQPIALADGTRVIVGLSIGISIISATHRSPQAALDSADAALYRAKARGGRCCEVDNGEVDGQQEPVAGSSSSEPATA is encoded by the coding sequence GTGGATACAGGACTGAAGTTCAGCTTGCCCAAGTGGCGCCTGACGCGTTGGCTGACCCATTCGGGGCCGGACACCCCCGCGGACATTCGGGCGGCGCTGATTGCCAGCCTATTCGGCACGCTGCCCATTTTTGCGGGCGGCGTCATCAACACACTCATGATTTCCGGCGTCGTCGCCTGGCGGCGCCCCGAACCCCTGTACCTGTCTTGGCTGCTGTTGGAGGTGGTGCTGGCCATTATCCGCGTCACGGTCCTGCGCGCGGCCTTGCGCGCCGCTCCCAAAGGCGGCAACACCCACACTGACCTGTATATCGTGCTGGCCCTGGGCTGGGCCTTCAGCGTGGGGTATGGCGTCTTCATCACCTTCCTGAACGGTGACTGGCTGGCGGCAACCCTGGCGGGCGTTTCCTGCGGGGCCATGGCCGGCGGCATCTGCTTTCGCAACTATGGCGCGCCGCGCCTGGTGGGCGTGATGATCTTCCTGAGCATGGGGCCCATGTGCCTGGGCGCCTTGTTCACGGGCGAATACGTCACCGCCATCGTCTTCATCCAGATCCCGTTCTACCTGGTCAGCATGACCATCGCCTCACACCGGCTGAACCGCATTCTGGTGTCGACCATGGTGGCCGAGCGGGCCAGCAAGCGCCGCGCCAACGAAGACGCGCTGACCGGGCTGGCCAACCGCACCGGCTTGCAGGTGGCGCTTGAGCGCGTATGCGCCAGCGCGCGCGGGCAGGACAGCAACGCCGCGCTGCTTTACATGGACATGGACGATTTCAAGCGCATCAATGACACCTACGGCCATGCCGCCGGCGACCAGGTATTGGTGACGATTGCCCAGCGCATGCGCGCCATGTTGCGGGTGGACGACGTGGCGGCGCGGATTGGCGGCGATGAATTCATCGTGCTGGTGACAGGTATCGACGCCACGGCCGCTCGACGCCTGGGGGAGCATCTGCTGCTGGATGCCTTGCAGCCCATCGCCCTGGCGGATGGCACGCGGGTGATTGTCGGGCTGTCGATCGGTATTTCGATTATTTCGGCTACCCACCGCAGCCCCCAGGCGGCACTGGATTCCGCCGACGCCGCGCTGTACCGCGCCAAGGCGAGAGGAGGGCGCTGCTGCGAAGTCGACAATGGTGAGGTGGACGGGCAGCAAGAGCCGGTGGCGGGCAGCAGCAGCAGCGAGCCAGCGACCGCCTGA
- the grxC gene encoding glutaredoxin 3 yields the protein MNKVVMYSKDYCPYCSRAKALLEQRGVTDLEIIQIDRDPSQRDVMIERTGRRTVPQIFIGDTHVGGCDDLMALDRSGGLAPMLNG from the coding sequence ATGAATAAAGTCGTCATGTACAGCAAGGACTACTGTCCCTATTGCTCACGCGCGAAGGCCCTGCTTGAGCAGCGTGGCGTGACCGACCTGGAAATCATCCAGATCGACCGCGACCCGTCACAACGCGATGTCATGATCGAACGTACCGGCCGACGCACCGTGCCGCAAATCTTCATCGGCGATACCCATGTCGGCGGTTGCGACGACCTGATGGCCCTGGACCGCTCGGGTGGCCTTGCCCCCATGCTCAACGGCTAA
- a CDS encoding rhodanese-like domain-containing protein produces MDLLQFLLDKNNVFIVAVTVISGVMLAIPALRKGRKGSAVSTGEAIQMVNQRNAVWIDVRPAEQFQAGHIAQARNVPAADIEQKAASLPKNKPLVVVCDNGRDSARAVAKLRAQGFADAVPLEGGMRAWSAASLPVTQKG; encoded by the coding sequence GTGGATCTTTTGCAATTCTTGCTCGATAAAAATAACGTCTTCATCGTCGCCGTCACCGTGATTTCCGGCGTGATGCTGGCCATTCCCGCCCTGCGCAAGGGCCGCAAGGGCTCTGCCGTCAGCACCGGCGAGGCCATCCAGATGGTGAACCAGCGCAACGCCGTGTGGATCGACGTACGCCCCGCCGAACAATTCCAGGCCGGCCACATTGCCCAGGCACGAAATGTGCCGGCGGCCGATATCGAACAGAAGGCCGCGTCGCTGCCGAAGAACAAGCCGCTGGTCGTGGTTTGCGACAATGGCCGCGACTCGGCCCGCGCCGTCGCCAAGCTGCGTGCGCAAGGTTTCGCCGACGCGGTGCCGCTGGAAGGCGGCATGCGCGCCTGGTCGGCGGCCAGCCTGCCGGTCACGCAAAAGGGCTGA
- the gpmA gene encoding 2,3-diphosphoglycerate-dependent phosphoglycerate mutase yields MHKLVLMRHGESQWNLENRFTGWTDVDLTETGREQARKAGELLKKEGYTFDLAYSSVLKRAIRTLWIALDAMDAMYTPVGVNWRLNERHYGALQGLNKAETAAKYGDEQVLIWRRAYAIAPEPLSLDDERHPRFDSRYAKIPADQLPATECLKDTVDRVLPFWNDSIAPAIRAGRKVLIAAHGNSLRALIKHLDNVSDDDIVNLNIPTGQPLVYELDDDLRPIRHYYLGDAAEIEAAMAAVAAQGKAKKD; encoded by the coding sequence ATGCATAAACTTGTTCTCATGCGCCACGGCGAAAGCCAGTGGAATCTGGAAAACCGCTTCACTGGCTGGACCGACGTCGACCTGACCGAAACCGGCCGTGAACAGGCCCGCAAAGCCGGTGAGCTGCTGAAGAAAGAAGGCTACACCTTCGACCTGGCCTACTCGTCGGTGCTCAAGCGCGCCATCCGCACGCTGTGGATCGCGCTGGACGCCATGGACGCCATGTACACCCCGGTGGGCGTGAACTGGCGCCTGAACGAACGCCACTACGGCGCGCTGCAAGGCTTGAACAAGGCCGAAACCGCCGCCAAGTATGGCGACGAGCAAGTGCTGATCTGGCGCCGTGCCTACGCCATCGCCCCGGAACCGCTGTCGCTGGATGACGAACGCCACCCGCGTTTCGACAGCCGCTACGCCAAGATCCCGGCCGACCAGTTGCCCGCCACCGAGTGCCTGAAAGACACCGTGGACCGCGTACTGCCGTTCTGGAATGATTCGATCGCCCCGGCCATCCGCGCCGGTCGCAAGGTGCTGATCGCCGCCCACGGCAACAGCCTGCGCGCGCTGATCAAGCACCTGGACAACGTCTCGGACGACGACATCGTCAACCTGAACATCCCGACCGGCCAGCCGCTGGTCTACGAATTGGATGATGACCTGCGCCCGATCCGCCACTATTATCTGGGCGATGCCGCCGAGATCGAGGCGGCCATGGCTGCGGTTGCCGCCCAAGGCAAGGCTAAGAAGGACTGA
- a CDS encoding murein hydrolase activator EnvC family protein, with protein MRRTAGLLLAVMLTGGVLSARAAPNDLAGRQSDAERQQAALRDRIENLQKEIDGRETARKEAADALKQSESAISKINLRLRELADAGRQAQTELTGLEKQIGEQEAVLAKRRVELADQLRTQYTSGLSPWTALLSGDDPQVLGRNLGYLDYVSQARANAVKALRADIDRLAALQARADARRDEIEKVVAETSEQKAALVGQQKERATLLARLEGQIAAQRAEANKLGRDDQRLSRLITDLDAAIAKQIEEARKAEEARKKAEEARRVEEARRAAEESKKRVEAERRAEDARKKAEADRKLAAEAATRRERDSRDARDAAQAREQVQAASRQSRGPIAVADPDAAGLRPAEQKQTRLIDPAVSTPQTSAKSPEPAKKTEPAEAETTPTRSASAQQSARAAPLGSGSGLKHGLAMPVRGQVQGRFGVDRPDGGVWRGVVLRAPEGTPVKVVAPGTVVYAAWLRGFGNLIIVDHGQQYLTVYAYNQSLLKRVGDSVSGGDTIATVGATGGQVESGLYFEIRHRGAPVDPAQWLAQ; from the coding sequence ATGCGTCGCACGGCAGGGTTGTTGTTGGCGGTCATGTTGACCGGTGGGGTGCTGTCGGCTCGCGCCGCGCCCAACGACCTTGCAGGCCGCCAGTCCGACGCCGAGCGTCAGCAGGCGGCCTTGCGCGACCGCATCGAGAATCTGCAAAAGGAAATCGACGGACGGGAAACCGCCCGCAAGGAAGCCGCCGACGCGCTCAAGCAGTCGGAATCGGCCATTTCCAAGATCAACCTGCGCCTGCGCGAACTGGCCGATGCCGGCCGTCAGGCGCAGACCGAACTGACCGGGCTGGAAAAGCAGATCGGCGAGCAGGAAGCCGTGCTGGCCAAGCGCCGTGTGGAACTGGCCGACCAGCTTCGCACCCAGTACACCAGCGGCCTGTCGCCGTGGACGGCGCTGCTGTCCGGCGACGATCCCCAAGTGCTGGGCCGCAACCTGGGCTACCTGGACTACGTGTCGCAAGCCCGGGCCAATGCCGTCAAGGCGCTTCGGGCCGACATCGATCGCCTGGCGGCCTTGCAGGCGCGCGCTGATGCCCGGCGCGATGAAATCGAAAAAGTCGTGGCTGAGACGTCCGAGCAGAAGGCCGCGCTGGTCGGCCAGCAGAAAGAGCGCGCCACGCTCCTGGCCCGGCTGGAAGGGCAGATCGCCGCCCAGCGTGCCGAAGCCAACAAGCTGGGGCGCGACGATCAGCGCCTGTCGCGCCTGATCACCGATCTGGATGCGGCCATCGCCAAGCAGATCGAAGAAGCCCGCAAGGCCGAAGAGGCGCGCAAGAAGGCCGAAGAGGCCCGCCGCGTGGAAGAAGCGCGCCGTGCGGCCGAAGAATCCAAGAAGCGCGTCGAGGCCGAACGCCGTGCCGAAGACGCCCGCAAAAAAGCCGAGGCCGACCGCAAGCTGGCCGCCGAAGCCGCCACCCGCCGCGAGCGCGATAGCCGCGATGCCCGCGACGCGGCCCAAGCCCGCGAACAAGTCCAGGCGGCCTCGCGCCAAAGCCGTGGCCCGATCGCCGTGGCCGACCCAGACGCCGCCGGATTACGCCCGGCTGAACAAAAGCAGACTCGCCTGATCGATCCGGCCGTATCAACGCCGCAAACCTCGGCCAAATCGCCCGAACCCGCAAAAAAGACGGAACCCGCAGAGGCTGAAACCACTCCAACCCGCAGTGCATCGGCGCAACAAAGCGCCCGCGCCGCGCCGTTGGGCAGTGGCAGCGGCTTGAAACATGGCTTGGCCATGCCGGTGCGGGGCCAGGTGCAGGGCCGTTTCGGGGTTGACCGCCCGGATGGCGGCGTCTGGCGGGGCGTGGTGCTGCGCGCGCCCGAAGGCACGCCCGTCAAGGTGGTGGCCCCGGGCACCGTGGTCTACGCCGCTTGGCTGCGTGGTTTTGGCAATCTCATCATTGTGGATCATGGTCAGCAGTACCTGACTGTCTATGCTTACAACCAAAGCTTGCTCAAACGGGTGGGGGATTCGGTGTCAGGTGGCGATACTATTGCTACCGTAGGTGCAACCGGCGGCCAAGTGGAATCCGGCCTATACTTTGAAATTCGCCATCGTGGCGCTCCTGTGGACCCGGCCCAGTGGCTGGCCCAATAG
- a CDS encoding FadR/GntR family transcriptional regulator, with translation MLTKSLTLTEQVAHRIAADIADGVHAVGAKLPPGRVLAEQYGVSAAVIREVTERLRAQGLIQSRQGSGSTVVSRTGGQGFQVSSGVALNRELLANLYELRMELEGGAAALAALRRNAADLNAMAQALALLETHLEHPEQGVEHDVSFHVAIAAATHNRSYQDLLQYLNRQLRLAVSTARANSRLHDGLSAAVHQEHVAVFEAIRARNPDRARQAAVRHLQQAANRLQLDLLFPAGTPTS, from the coding sequence ATGTTGACTAAAAGCCTGACCCTGACCGAACAAGTCGCGCATCGGATCGCTGCGGATATTGCCGACGGCGTACACGCCGTGGGCGCCAAGCTTCCGCCTGGCCGCGTGCTGGCCGAGCAATATGGCGTGAGCGCCGCTGTGATCCGCGAGGTGACCGAGCGCCTGCGTGCCCAAGGGCTGATCCAAAGCCGTCAGGGCTCGGGCAGCACCGTCGTGTCACGCACCGGCGGCCAAGGCTTCCAGGTGTCGAGCGGGGTCGCGCTCAACCGCGAACTGTTGGCCAACCTCTATGAATTGCGGATGGAACTGGAAGGGGGCGCGGCGGCGCTGGCTGCCTTGCGGCGCAATGCCGCCGACCTGAATGCCATGGCGCAGGCCTTGGCGTTGCTGGAAACCCATCTTGAACATCCCGAGCAAGGCGTCGAGCACGACGTCTCGTTTCACGTCGCGATTGCCGCCGCCACGCACAACCGCAGCTATCAGGACCTGCTGCAGTACCTGAACCGGCAACTGCGCCTGGCCGTCAGCACTGCCCGCGCGAACAGCCGCCTGCATGACGGCCTGAGCGCAGCCGTGCACCAGGAACATGTGGCGGTGTTTGAAGCCATCCGCGCCCGCAATCCCGACCGCGCCCGCCAGGCGGCGGTGCGCCATTTGCAGCAGGCGGCCAACCGCCTGCAACTTGATCTCCTTTTTCCCGCAGGCACGCCAACATCATGA
- a CDS encoding HesA/MoeB/ThiF family protein: MNDQQLLRYARHILLDELGIEGQEKLLAARVLIVGAGGLGSPAALYLATAGVGDITLADDDVVELSNLQRQILHTTASIGRHKAESGRDMLAAFNPQAQVHARVERLQGQALSDAVAAADLVLDCTDNFTTRHAINRACVQHRKPLVSGAAIRFDGQVSVYDLRDDRAPCYHCLFPEADDVEEANCATMGVFAPVVGIIGSMQAAEALKLLSGVGESLSGRLLWLDVRTMQWRSVNVQRDPECEVCGHRGH; encoded by the coding sequence ATGAACGACCAGCAATTGCTGCGCTACGCCCGCCACATCCTGCTGGATGAGCTGGGCATAGAAGGGCAGGAAAAACTGCTGGCGGCGCGTGTGCTCATCGTGGGTGCCGGGGGGCTGGGTTCCCCCGCCGCCTTGTACCTGGCCACCGCCGGCGTGGGCGACATCACCCTGGCCGACGACGACGTCGTCGAGCTCAGCAACTTGCAACGCCAGATTCTCCACACCACCGCCAGCATCGGCCGCCACAAGGCCGAGTCCGGGCGCGACATGCTGGCCGCGTTCAACCCGCAGGCGCAGGTCCATGCCCGGGTTGAGCGTCTGCAAGGGCAAGCCCTGTCCGATGCCGTCGCGGCGGCGGATCTGGTGCTGGACTGCACCGACAACTTCACCACCCGCCATGCCATCAATCGCGCCTGCGTGCAGCACCGCAAGCCCTTGGTGTCGGGCGCGGCGATCCGCTTTGACGGGCAGGTCAGCGTGTACGACCTGCGCGACGACCGCGCGCCCTGTTACCACTGCCTGTTTCCCGAAGCGGACGATGTCGAAGAAGCCAACTGCGCCACGATGGGCGTGTTTGCCCCCGTGGTCGGCATCATCGGCAGCATGCAGGCCGCCGAGGCCCTGAAACTGCTGTCCGGCGTGGGTGAAAGCCTGTCGGGCCGGTTGCTGTGGCTGGATGTTCGCACCATGCAATGGCGCAGCGTCAACGTGCAGCGCGATCCCGAATGCGAGGTCTGCGGGCATCGCGGGCACTAG